AGGTCTCTTCAATCCTGCCacttctcagccttgggcTCTCTGTCCTAGCTCGGAATATCCCCCATTATATTGAAGACCCTCAAAACTTCTACGTTAGCGGCGTCGTTAAAGAGGCcggcaaagatgatgagtTTATTCCGTCAAGACCCGCTGCGAGCAACGACGTCACCTTCTCTTGGTGCAGTGATTACAACCAGAACGCCACTTGTTCTCAGATGAAGCTCAAGCACAGCTGGTGTTGTAGGTGCCCTTTGTCCGCTTTCTTTGAACTCTCTAGCTTTGCTAACTGTGGGCTGGTAGATGACCTGGGTGCTTTGGACCCTGTTATTACGAAACAGTTGGAGGGTGTTGGCGCATCTAATGGTAGATGCATGATGTTTCGGTAGGTTAACATTAAGTTTGTTGTTTCCACCTATCATTTATACCTAtagctcttcatctctccccTCAAGTATCATCAGTCACCATTAACCTGCCATTCGACCAAATGAAAGGCGCAACTCTGACACACTCACAGAAACAATGAATGCAAGGGCGAACACACGGCCATGTTTGTTGGCGAACATCTGTGGACCAGGTTTCTGTGCCCCATGAGCCACGTGAAATGGCACAAACAGGCAGCGTCAGTTCGCTGCTGTGCTGGTAACCCAGCGGATCCGTGGTGCGATAAGAAGATCAGGAGCCCGGAAGGATGTGTCGCGCCACCTTAAGCGTCGATTAAATGGATGGATTCAGCTGGGCTTTGGGCAGATTTTATGAAAGCCTCTATGCTGTACGGATTGTTCTTGTTGGCAGGTGGGAGGTGTTGAGTCAGGTGTGGCCACTCGTGACCCTCTGGTCCAACCCACGCCTTCCTACTTGACGGCAGTCCgttttttgttgtttgttttcttccttcttaTTGCTAGATAGCTTCACTTAGATCAATTGATGACTATTGCTCTAGTCCTTTGTTAGGAGGTTAGTGGTGATGCTCGTTGTTAGTTTGGGGacatctacatgtaccttagtacatgtaggtagACTCGTATACAGTACCAATAGGTATCTAACATGTATCACCGACTTTGAGCAATGGATGTTGATAACAGTACGGAATACAACGAATGTTGATTCGATACTATCTCCATCCAAACAAAGCCATTGGCCAATTGAATCCCCTTGCTGATCCAGACTGAGCACATGCGTAACATGAATGATTCGACTGACGATATCAAGAGATTGACCGCTGCAGCTGTTAGTCATCCCAGCTCTCGCATCCCCATAAATCCAGGCAGCAGGGCCACTGAGATCCCGGCTCTCGGCCAGCCACGTGATGCCGCGTTCTTCTCGCGCGCCTGCTGAGCGAGATCTAGGCGCGCTGGTGCCTGGAAAGCCCGCTGTAAAGCCTCCCCAGAGCCACAACAGCTAGGGAGCTCCAGCGCTAACCAGCCCCGGCCGTAGTGGGACAGCTGCGCAACTTCTAGCGGCTGGGCTCCACTAAAAGCTAGGCAGCTCCGGGCCAATTTGCGCCTGTACCTGAGAAATCCGTCCCAACCCGAGCTAATCTGCAGACTATTAAAAAGGGCGTCGATTATCAGCTTCAGCCCCGagcatcaagctgctcaactttcatcttttcttcttcttttcttgccaTTGAAAGCGCAATTGAATCTTGTTGACGCGTCTTTTTAatctctctgcttctctgcatTGAACCAAGTAttgcacagcacagcattcaccttttcatctcttctaTTACAAAAGCCGCTAGCAGGAAGCTGGCCATTAGTGGTactccttcctcttctttccaactcctcctcaaatccaacatcaccaccagccatCATGCCTCGAAGAAAGGCTGCCCCTGCGgctcctgctgctcccgCAGTGCCGCCGCTGGACGGATGCGTCATTGCCATCAGCGGCAAGTTTGACAACTCCAAGCATACCCAAGCCTCtctcgagcagctcatcaAATCCCTGGGCGGAAGCGTCACCAAGACCGTCGCCAAAAGCACAACCCATGTTGTCTGCAGTGAAGATGattacaacaacaacacgGCAAAGGTCGCTGCCGGCAAGGCCAAAGACTTGCCTGTAGTCAGCCCAGCCTGGATCTTTGAGTCCGAGAAGGAGAATAAGACAATCGACCCACAGACCCATGTCTGGGGCAGCGACAAGTCTGCCGGCCCACAAACcaatggcaaaaagagaCCCATCATGGTGTCCAagagcgacgatgacgaagagccCGAgaccaaaaaggccaaaacCACAAAGGCCGCAAAAGGAGCAAAGGGCAAGGCTAAAGCTGCCGACCCTGAGCCCGAGTccgaagagaaagaagcaagccagGTGGCAGAGGGCCAATTCATtaagaagaaggatttcaCAATTCCAGTAGACGAGCATTGCCCGCTGGTCCACACCGTGGTATACATTGACCCTGATTCTGGCCTGATCTACGATGCTTCCCTCAACCAGACGAATGCATccaacaataacaacaagTTTTACCGCGTCCAGGTGAGTTTGAGTCCAGCTCGTGTCTATTGACCACATACTGATCCGCGTCTGCCCAGGTTGTATTTGACGCCAAAGCAAACCAATACAAGACATGGACTCGGTGGGGCCGTGTCGGAGAAACCGGCCAAAGTGCCATTCTCGGCAACGGCACATCAGCGGATGCAATCAAGAACTTTGAAAAGAAGTTTAAAGACAAGTCTGGCCTGTCTTGGGACAACAGGGGCGATAATCCAAAGCCAGGAAAGTATGCCTTTGTTGAGCGAAGCTACAATccagacgacgaggacgaggacgatgccaacaaggccgacgacaaggccgacgacaaggccggtgtgaaaaaagaagacgatgaagaggtcAAGATTGCGGATTGCACTCTTGAACCCCAAGTCAAGTCTCTTATGgagctcatcttcaaccagcaGTATTTCCAGGCCACTATGACTGCCCTGAATTACGATGCGAACAAGCTCCCTCTAGGAAAACTGAGCAAAACGACCATTACTCGCGGTTTCCAACAGCTCAAGGATCTCGCGGCCTTGATGGACGATGCCTCTCTTGCGGCCAGCA
This genomic stretch from Trichoderma breve strain T069 chromosome 1, whole genome shotgun sequence harbors:
- a CDS encoding poly(ADP-ribose) polymerase catalytic domain-containing protein, with product MPRRKAAPAAPAAPAVPPLDGCVIAISGKFDNSKHTQASLEQLIKSLGGSVTKTVAKSTTHVVCSEDDYNNNTAKVAAGKAKDLPVVSPAWIFESEKENKTIDPQTHVWGSDKSAGPQTNGKKRPIMVSKSDDDEEPETKKAKTTKAAKGAKGKAKAADPEPESEEKEASQVAEGQFIKKKDFTIPVDEHCPLVHTVVYIDPDSGLIYDASLNQTNASNNNNKFYRVQVVFDAKANQYKTWTRWGRVGETGQSAILGNGTSADAIKNFEKKFKDKSGLSWDNRGDNPKPGKYAFVERSYNPDDEDEDDANKADDKADDKAGVKKEDDEEVKIADCTLEPQVKSLMELIFNQQYFQATMTALNYDANKLPLGKLSKTTITRGFQQLKDLAALMDDASLAASKWNTTVANATEMLSNMYYSIIPHAFGRNRPPIIRDNALLKKEIELLESLSDMKDAADIMKIDRKSTDTVHPLDKQFQSLGLNEMTVLDKESTEFQYLEDYLHGSKGESHGHTYKVQDIFRIERQGENIRFDDYVEKSKIGANRRLLWHGSRATNFGGILSQGLRIAPPEAPVSGYMFGKGIYLADMSSKSANYCCSYISGGQALLLLCEAKLGDPMQQLTNASYNADTSAKSQGMESTWGMGMTAPPKWKDAGEVHESLKGIQIPDVSHKPCATNVDGAYLMYNEYICYDVSQVKLRYLLRVQM